The genomic segment ACAATCAGCGGACGCTGTTCAATGGATTTACCGTTCAACTGGAAATCAATGGTCCCCACCACCTGGCCTTTTTTCAGCGGCGCGGTTAACTGCGGCTCGGTCAGGGTAAAGCTGGCTTTCAGGTTTTTCAGTTGACCGCGCGGAATGGTCACTGACCCAGCCTCACCCGCCCCCAGATTCACTTCGTTCTTATCGCCAAACCAGACGCGCTGAGTGATGAAGGTGGCGTCTGGCTTTATTGGCGTCACGGTTTCAAAGAAGCGGAAGCCCCAGGTCAGCAGTTTTTCCGATTCATTAAAGCGGATACGGTCAGTTTTGGTGCCGAGCACAACGGAAATCAGGCGCATATCGCCCTGCGTAGCAGAGGCGACCAGGTTATAACCCGCCCCCGCCGTGGTGCCAGTCTTCATTCCGTCAACATTGACGTTGCTGCTCCACAGCAGGCGGTTACGGTTCGGCTGGCGGATATTATTGAAGGTAAACTCTTTCTCTTTGTGAATGGCATACTCATCCGGCACGTCGTGGATTAACGCCTTTCCGAGCAACGCCATATCACGCGCGGTGCTGAACTGCCCTGGCGCATCGAGTCCGTGAACGGTTTTGAAGGTGGTGTTGGTCAAACCGAGCTTCTGCGCGTAGCCGTTCATCAGGCCGATAAAGGAGTCCTGGCTGCCCGCCACATAATCTGCCAGAGCGATACAGGCGTCATTACCCGACTGGATAATCACCCCTTTGTTTAAATCGGAAACTGAAACCTGATCGCCCGGTTTCAGGAACATTACGGAAGACCCGCGCAGCGCCGGGTTACCGGTCGCCCAGGCATCTTTGCCAATGGTGACCATATCCTCAAGCTTAATCTTGCCCGATTTTAACGCCTGGCCGACTACATAGCTGGTCATTATTTTTGTCAGGCTGGCCGGATCAAGCTGTTCATCCGCATTGCCTTCGGCCAGCACTTTACCGCTGGAATAATCCATCAGGATCCAGGCGCGCGCGTCCACTGGCGGCGCTTCAGGCGTTGTCGGTCCAGCTGCATATAGCGTTGGTGCAAACAGGAAAAGGAGCGCAGAGCCTGCCGCCAGGCTGCGCAGAGAAGTCGTTTTTCGCGTCATAAATGCCACCCGAGTGTCCATTCAAATAATCACGTCACATCACCGTGTCGCAAGAAGCGATGAGTAATAGCGCACTAAAACTGTTAATGAAACCTATACCAGGTAAAGTTTTTAAAGTTTATGCAATAACAGCCGGATACGCTTTGATTCAGGAGATTTTTTTGTCTTTTGTTGCGTAATTGTTAGGTTTATCTCACCATGGGGATCGCAGTCTCTGATTCACATCTCAGGTTGTTTACTATTTCGGGAGTTAACATGATTACGCTGTGGGGCAGGAATAATTCGACCAACGTTAAGAAAGTGCTGTGGACGCTGGAAGAGCTGGATTTACCGTATAAACAGGTGATGGCAGGGCTGTCGTTTGGAGTGAACAAAAACGCGGATTTTCTGGCCATGAACCCGAACGGTCTGGTGCCATTGCTGCGCGATGAAGAGACTAACGCGACGTTGTGGGAGTCCAACACTATTGTGCGTTACCTTGCCGCACAGTACGGCCAGAGCCGCCTGTGGGTTGAAAGCCCGGTACAGCGTGCGCAGGGTGAAAAATGGATGGACTGGGCAAATCAGACGCTCTCGCCGACCCATCGCGTGATCATGATGGGACTTATCAGAACCCCAGAAGCCGAGCGCGACTATGCCGCCATTCACGCTGCCGAAGAGGCGTGTGAACACCTGTTTGCGATGATGGACGACGAACTGGCGAAGCAGAAGTGGTTTTCCGCTGACGCGTTCGGCGTGGGTGATATCGCTGTCGCGCCCTTCGTCTGGAACCTCACCAACATGGGGCTGACATGGACGCCGCGCCCTCACATTGAGCGCTGGCTCCTGCAGTTAAGCGAACGCCCGGCCTACCAAAACGTTGTGATGATCCCGGTGACCTGATTAGGTGCCGGACGGGCTGACTTTTAATAGTTGCCCGTCCGTCTCGTCGGTCAGGACGTATAAATACCCATCCGGCCCTACGCGCACATCGCGAATACGCTGATCTTTATTGCCCAGGATCCGCCCGTCTTCGGTCACCTTGTCGCCATCCACGCTCAGCACAATCACGTCCTTTTCCTTCAGCGCGCCGACAAACAGTTTATTTTTCCACTGCGGGAAGACGTTGCTGTCGTAGAACGCCATGCCACTTACGGCGGGTGACACTTTCCAGACGAACACCGGTTTTTCGGTTCCCTCAACATGCTCGCCCTGGGCCTCGGGGATTTTCAGCCCGCTGTAGTTAATGCCGTGCGTCGCCAGCGGCCAGCCATAGTTTTTCCCTTTCTGCGGAATATTGATTTCATCTCCCCCACGCGGGCCATGTTCGTTGAGCCATAGCGCGTCGCTCCACGGGTTCATCGCCATCCCCTGCGGGTTACGGATACCGTAAGACCAGATCTCAGGCCGGGCACCGGAGGTGTTGACAAACGGATTATCCGGCGGCACTTTCCCGTCTTGCGTCAGACGCACCACCTTACCCTGCAATTTATCCAGATCCTGCGCCGTCGGACGCTGATTATTCTCGCCGAGGGCAATAAACAGATGGCCTTTTCCATCAAATACCAGACGCCCGCCAAAATGGTTTCCGGTTGAGAGTTTCGGCATCTGGCGGAACACCACCTGAAAGGCTTCCAGACGCGCGAAGTCGTCGCTCAGGCGACCATACCCTACCGCTGTTCCCGCTTTTCCATCATCACCCACTTCGGCATAGCTCAGCCAGACGCGGCGTGATTGAGCGAAATCCGGGGCCAGCACCACATCCAGCAACCCTCCCTGCCCCTGCGCCCAGACGCGTGGAACGCCCACAATGGGATCGGAAAGCCCTTTACCCGCCTGCCAGTGTACAAGCTGTCCGCCCCGCTGGGTGATAAGCAGGCCTCTATCGTCCGGCAAAAATGCCAGCGACCAGGGATGATCGAGCCGGTTTTGCAACACCTCGACCTTGACCGGACCGGGCGCGGCGAGAAGGGAAACGGGAAATAATAACGCAGGCAGGAAAATCAACGAGGATCGATGCATAACGCGCTCCTATATCAGCATATGGCATAAAGATTAGCCACAATGCCCGGCTTCGTTACACTTTTTACAAAAGCTTAATCAACAGGGGGAGTCTCCTCCCCCGGGATTAGTGCTGTTCAAGCCCGACGTGCTCGCTCAGGCACATGATGCACAGCGCGATCGTGGTCAGGCAGTGTTCAAGCTTATCTGGGTTAACGGCAATAAAATTCGGGCAGTCGTAACGTCCGTTCATCAAACAGACTCCTGCCAGGGAGAGCGACTCTGCGGCGCGGCGTAACGCAACCAGCTCGCTTTCACTGTATTCCATTTTCAGGAGCGGGGCTTTTTCACGCATGAAATTGCAAAGTTCAAACAGGTTGTCACGCAGTTGTTCGCTTTCACCGACTGACATATATCCTTTTGCTTTCCTCAACTGCAGATAGGCAGCAAGGTCGATTCGGGCATTGGTAAGCTTGTTCAACAGATCGCATTTCAGTCTGTCAACGGACATACTTATTCCTCCTCTTTCAGCCATGTTGCACAGTCAGAATACGGTTATTTTTTGCACAATTAAATACCTGAGATCAAAAAAATGGTTGCCCCTTTATTCCGTCTATCACTTGACCGCCTGATATAGCTATAAAGTTGCGGCATCTATATAATCCCCGGCATTGTGAGCAACTGATTGTACAAAAAATGTCTAAAATTGGTTTTATCTCATTAGGGTGCCCGAAAAACCTGGTCGATTCTGAACGCATCCTCACTGAACTTCGTACTGAAGGCTATGACGTGGTGCCACGCTACGACAACGCCGATGTGGTGATTGTCAACACCTGCGGGTTTATCGACAGCGCGGTCCAGGAGTCACTGGAAGCCATCGGTGAAGCTCTGACGGAGAACGGCAAAGTCATCGTGACCGGCTGTCTGGGCGCGAAAGTGGATCAAATCCGCGAAGTGCACCCGAAGGTGCTGGAGATAACCGGCCCGCACAGCTATGAGCAAGTGCTGGAACATGTTCATCACTATGTGCCCAAGCCAAAGCACAACCCGTTCCTGAGCCTGGTGCCGGAACAGGGCGTGAAGCTGACGCCGCGCCATTACGCCTACCTGAAAATTTCGGAAGGCTGTAACCACCGCTGCACCTTCTGCATTATCCCGTCGATGCGTGGCGATCTGGTGAGCCGTCCGATTGGTGAAGTGCTGGCAGAAGCCAAACGTCTGGCCGATGCGGGGGTGAAAGAGCTGCTGGTGATCTCTCAGGATACTTCTGCCTACGGCGTGGACGTTAAGCACCGCGCCGGGTTCCACAACGGCGAGCCGGTGAAAACCAGCATGGTTGGCCTGTGCGAGCAGCTCGCTAAACTGGGTATCTGGACGCGTTTGCACTACGTCTATCCTTACCCGCACGTTGACGACGTGATCCCGCTGATGGCCGAGGGCAAAATTTTGCCGTATCTGGATATCCCGCTCCAGCACGCCAGCCCGCGCATTCTGAAGCTGATGAAGCGTCCTGGCTCTGTTGACCGTCAACTGGCCCGCATTAAACAGTGGCGTGAAATCTGCCCTGATCTGACCCTGCGCTCAACCTTTATCGTCGGCTTCCCGGGTGAAACCGAAGACGATTTCCAGATGCTGCTCGACTTCCTGAAAGAAGCGCGTCTGGACCGCGTAGGCTGCTTCAAATACAGCCCGGTAGAAGGCGCAACGGCCAACGAACTGGCGGATCAGGTGCCGGAAGAGGTGAAAGAAGCGCGCTGGAACCGCTTCATGCAGTTGCAACAGCAGATCTCTGCAGAACGTCTG from the unidentified bacterial endosymbiont genome contains:
- the dacC gene encoding serine-type D-Ala-D-Ala carboxypeptidase, which codes for MTRKTTSLRSLAAGSALLFLFAPTLYAAGPTTPEAPPVDARAWILMDYSSGKVLAEGNADEQLDPASLTKIMTSYVVGQALKSGKIKLEDMVTIGKDAWATGNPALRGSSVMFLKPGDQVSVSDLNKGVIIQSGNDACIALADYVAGSQDSFIGLMNGYAQKLGLTNTTFKTVHGLDAPGQFSTARDMALLGKALIHDVPDEYAIHKEKEFTFNNIRQPNRNRLLWSSNVNVDGMKTGTTAGAGYNLVASATQGDMRLISVVLGTKTDRIRFNESEKLLTWGFRFFETVTPIKPDATFITQRVWFGDKNEVNLGAGEAGSVTIPRGQLKNLKASFTLTEPQLTAPLKKGQVVGTIDFQLNGKSIEQRPLIVMEAVEEGGFFSRMWDFVLMKFHGWFGRWFS
- a CDS encoding glutathione S-transferase family protein, with the protein product MITLWGRNNSTNVKKVLWTLEELDLPYKQVMAGLSFGVNKNADFLAMNPNGLVPLLRDEETNATLWESNTIVRYLAAQYGQSRLWVESPVQRAQGEKWMDWANQTLSPTHRVIMMGLIRTPEAERDYAAIHAAEEACEHLFAMMDDELAKQKWFSADAFGVGDIAVAPFVWNLTNMGLTWTPRPHIERWLLQLSERPAYQNVVMIPVT
- a CDS encoding PQQ-dependent sugar dehydrogenase, with product MHRSSLIFLPALLFPVSLLAAPGPVKVEVLQNRLDHPWSLAFLPDDRGLLITQRGGQLVHWQAGKGLSDPIVGVPRVWAQGQGGLLDVVLAPDFAQSRRVWLSYAEVGDDGKAGTAVGYGRLSDDFARLEAFQVVFRQMPKLSTGNHFGGRLVFDGKGHLFIALGENNQRPTAQDLDKLQGKVVRLTQDGKVPPDNPFVNTSGARPEIWSYGIRNPQGMAMNPWSDALWLNEHGPRGGDEINIPQKGKNYGWPLATHGINYSGLKIPEAQGEHVEGTEKPVFVWKVSPAVSGMAFYDSNVFPQWKNKLFVGALKEKDVIVLSVDGDKVTEDGRILGNKDQRIRDVRVGPDGYLYVLTDETDGQLLKVSPSGT
- the bssR gene encoding biofilm formation regulator BssR; its protein translation is MSVDRLKCDLLNKLTNARIDLAAYLQLRKAKGYMSVGESEQLRDNLFELCNFMREKAPLLKMEYSESELVALRRAAESLSLAGVCLMNGRYDCPNFIAVNPDKLEHCLTTIALCIMCLSEHVGLEQH
- the rimO gene encoding 30S ribosomal protein S12 methylthiotransferase RimO, which translates into the protein MSKIGFISLGCPKNLVDSERILTELRTEGYDVVPRYDNADVVIVNTCGFIDSAVQESLEAIGEALTENGKVIVTGCLGAKVDQIREVHPKVLEITGPHSYEQVLEHVHHYVPKPKHNPFLSLVPEQGVKLTPRHYAYLKISEGCNHRCTFCIIPSMRGDLVSRPIGEVLAEAKRLADAGVKELLVISQDTSAYGVDVKHRAGFHNGEPVKTSMVGLCEQLAKLGIWTRLHYVYPYPHVDDVIPLMAEGKILPYLDIPLQHASPRILKLMKRPGSVDRQLARIKQWREICPDLTLRSTFIVGFPGETEDDFQMLLDFLKEARLDRVGCFKYSPVEGATANELADQVPEEVKEARWNRFMQLQQQISAERLQEKVGREVLVIVDEVDEEGAIGRSMADAPEIDGAVYLNGETNVKPGDIIRVKIENADEYDLWGSRV